Proteins encoded together in one Terriglobia bacterium window:
- a CDS encoding tetratricopeptide repeat protein, with amino-acid sequence MGCFSRWFSSLVLLVFALPLLGQPSDVRVGPSPLRIPPPSDSSPAAELETQGDTLRAQKLYLDSIDYYRAAIKKADSAVLHNKVGISFLQLQRNNEAKKEFQEALKRDTRYPEAYNNLGVLHYKNQRYGAAVKEYRKALKLTEANASFHSNLGTAYFAEKDYERATKEFSRALEIDPSIFDTRPSAGVAARLVSSNDLGRFHYVMAQMYGQKGDVARCRYYLSKANEDGFSVRDALRDSVFSDLRKDPNFVAFVRSLKVAPSDSN; translated from the coding sequence ATGGGTTGCTTCAGTCGCTGGTTCAGCAGCTTGGTCCTTCTGGTTTTCGCGCTGCCGCTCCTGGGTCAGCCATCGGATGTTCGAGTTGGGCCGTCCCCGCTGCGCATTCCGCCGCCTTCTGACTCCTCCCCGGCCGCCGAACTGGAGACCCAGGGCGATACCCTGCGCGCGCAAAAGCTGTATCTGGATTCCATTGACTACTATCGCGCCGCCATCAAGAAAGCCGACTCTGCGGTGCTGCACAACAAAGTCGGAATTTCTTTCCTCCAGCTGCAACGCAACAATGAAGCCAAAAAAGAATTTCAAGAGGCCCTCAAGCGGGACACCCGCTATCCTGAGGCTTACAACAATCTGGGCGTGCTCCACTACAAAAACCAGCGCTATGGCGCGGCCGTCAAGGAATACCGCAAGGCCCTCAAGCTTACGGAAGCCAACGCCAGCTTCCACAGCAATCTGGGCACCGCGTACTTTGCGGAGAAAGATTACGAACGCGCCACCAAAGAATTCTCCCGCGCCTTGGAAATTGATCCCAGCATCTTTGATACCCGGCCTTCAGCCGGCGTAGCCGCTCGCCTGGTTTCTTCCAATGATCTGGGCCGCTTCCATTATGTGATGGCCCAGATGTACGGCCAAAAAGGCGACGTCGCACGCTGCCGCTACTATCTCAGCAAAGCCAATGAGGACGGCTTCTCCGTCCGCGACGCCCTGCGCGACAGCGTGTTCTCTGACCTGCGCAAAGACCCCAACTTCGTGGCCTTTGTCCGCTCCTTGAAGGTCGCACCCTCGGACAGCAACTGA
- a CDS encoding PBP1A family penicillin-binding protein translates to MAIKIKFPRARGLRGAVKSPFVRAGLLSVLIVAFAMFAVFTYYYIKYQKIVDTRMSGQIFANTAKIYAQPRSIRVGQKADPKEIAGYLRHAGYSESADPNQSKFGLYRVFPGGIEIRPGQESFYNAEGAVVRVRDGRVDRISPSVDSDDNLSAYELEPQLVTGLFDSQARTKRRLVKYQDVPQVMVDAVVAIEDRRFFHHGGVNYWRLMKAALIDLKEGGNRQGGSTITMQVARGFFLSPEKRIKRKMIEIIISIELEQRFSKQQIFELYANQVDMGQRGSYTITGFGEAAQAYFSKDLKDITLPEAALLAGLVQRPSYLSPYRHPDRALERRNLVLESMVETGAISRAAADAAKATPLKLAPQNVEASDAPYFVDLIREQLIAKYGDELNAGGYRIYTTLDPSLQRAAAEAVETSIKEIDTQINRLRTKRVKTGKNKFETKIMPGPTAQVALIALDPHTGEVLALVGGRNYGFSQLNHIIAKRPTGSIFKPFVYAAAINNAVTNEQPVFTPATLVDDSPTAFINGEDVYTPRNYKEEYHGKVTAQYAMAHSLNNATVKVAEMVGYDKVANLARSAGISSVKATPAMALGSYDATPLEMAAAYTVFSNAGQRLNPTMLKSVRDPNGDVIDNYQPDRTQVLDPRVASVITAMLENVINTGTAANVRTRGLTVPAAGKTGSSHDAWFAGYTSNLLCIVWVGYDDYSDIKLSGASLALPVWTEFMKRAVNLPAYSDTRPFTPTQGVVQLVLDKATNQIATPACPDDYSTAFIDGTQPTQTCEQTAAEHGNFFQKLLGIEPKPASAASNTTSNSAPVRGQPPVASQNPGQAAAPEKKRGFWGRVFGGSKAADKDDNRPNKAAAAGPGSDRPPR, encoded by the coding sequence ATGGCTATTAAGATAAAATTCCCTCGTGCCCGAGGCCTTCGCGGGGCCGTCAAGAGCCCGTTTGTCCGCGCCGGCCTGCTGTCCGTTCTGATCGTCGCCTTTGCGATGTTCGCCGTCTTCACTTACTACTACATCAAATACCAGAAGATCGTGGACACCCGCATGAGCGGGCAGATCTTCGCCAACACAGCCAAGATTTACGCCCAGCCGCGTTCCATCCGCGTGGGCCAAAAGGCCGACCCCAAGGAGATCGCCGGCTATTTGCGTCACGCGGGTTACAGCGAAAGCGCTGATCCTAATCAGTCCAAGTTCGGCCTCTACCGCGTGTTTCCCGGCGGGATTGAAATCCGTCCCGGCCAGGAATCGTTTTACAACGCGGAAGGCGCGGTGGTGCGCGTCCGCGACGGCCGGGTGGACCGCATCTCTCCCTCGGTGGACTCCGATGACAACCTGTCTGCGTACGAACTTGAGCCGCAACTGGTCACCGGCCTTTTTGACAGCCAGGCCCGCACCAAGCGTCGCCTGGTCAAGTACCAGGACGTCCCGCAAGTCATGGTGGACGCCGTCGTCGCCATTGAAGACCGCCGCTTCTTTCATCACGGAGGCGTCAACTACTGGCGCTTGATGAAGGCAGCGCTGATTGACCTGAAGGAAGGCGGCAACCGCCAGGGCGGTTCCACCATTACCATGCAAGTGGCCCGCGGGTTCTTCCTGAGTCCGGAAAAACGCATCAAGCGCAAGATGATTGAGATCATCATCTCCATTGAACTGGAGCAGCGTTTCTCCAAGCAGCAGATTTTTGAGCTCTACGCCAACCAAGTGGACATGGGGCAGCGCGGTTCATACACCATCACCGGTTTTGGCGAAGCCGCGCAGGCTTACTTCAGCAAAGACCTGAAAGACATCACGCTGCCGGAGGCCGCTTTGCTCGCCGGCCTGGTGCAGCGCCCCAGCTATCTTTCTCCTTATCGCCATCCCGACCGCGCGCTGGAACGCCGCAATCTGGTGCTGGAGTCCATGGTGGAAACTGGCGCCATCTCCCGCGCCGCGGCTGACGCCGCCAAGGCCACGCCGCTCAAACTTGCGCCCCAGAACGTGGAAGCCAGTGATGCCCCGTACTTTGTGGACCTGATTCGTGAACAGCTCATCGCCAAGTATGGCGACGAACTGAACGCCGGCGGCTATCGCATCTACACCACGCTTGATCCCTCGCTGCAACGCGCCGCCGCCGAAGCCGTGGAGACGTCCATCAAGGAAATTGACACGCAGATCAATCGCCTGCGCACCAAACGGGTCAAGACCGGCAAGAACAAATTTGAAACCAAGATCATGCCCGGACCCACCGCCCAGGTCGCGCTGATCGCGCTGGACCCGCACACCGGTGAAGTACTGGCCCTGGTGGGCGGACGCAACTACGGCTTCAGCCAGCTCAACCACATCATCGCCAAGCGGCCGACTGGGTCCATTTTCAAGCCGTTTGTGTATGCCGCAGCCATCAACAACGCCGTCACCAATGAGCAGCCGGTCTTTACCCCGGCCACTTTGGTTGACGATTCACCCACCGCCTTCATCAACGGCGAAGACGTGTACACCCCGCGCAATTATAAAGAGGAGTATCACGGCAAGGTGACGGCCCAGTATGCCATGGCCCACTCGCTCAACAACGCCACGGTCAAAGTTGCCGAGATGGTTGGATATGACAAAGTAGCCAATCTGGCGCGATCAGCGGGAATTTCTTCCGTCAAGGCCACGCCGGCCATGGCCCTGGGCTCGTATGACGCCACGCCCCTGGAGATGGCTGCGGCCTACACCGTATTCTCGAACGCCGGCCAGCGGCTCAATCCCACCATGCTCAAGTCCGTGCGTGACCCCAACGGCGATGTCATTGACAACTACCAGCCGGATCGAACGCAGGTGCTCGATCCTCGCGTGGCCTCGGTGATTACTGCCATGCTGGAAAATGTGATCAACACCGGCACCGCCGCCAACGTCCGTACCCGCGGTCTCACCGTGCCTGCGGCCGGCAAGACCGGAAGCTCCCACGATGCCTGGTTCGCCGGCTATACCTCCAACTTGCTGTGCATCGTGTGGGTCGGTTACGACGATTACAGCGATATCAAACTCAGCGGAGCCTCCCTGGCCTTGCCCGTCTGGACCGAATTCATGAAACGGGCCGTGAACCTGCCTGCGTACTCTGACACCCGTCCCTTTACCCCGACCCAGGGCGTGGTCCAGTTGGTGCTGGACAAGGCCACCAACCAGATCGCCACCCCGGCCTGCCCGGACGACTACAGTACGGCCTTCATTGACGGTACCCAGCCCACCCAGACCTGTGAACAGACCGCCGCCGAGCACGGAAATTTCTTCCAAAAGCTTCTGGGAATAGAGCCCAAACCGGCCTCTGCGGCGTCTAATACCACAAGCAATTCGGCCCCGGTTCGAGGGCAGCCGCCAGTGGCGTCGCAGAACCCCGGCCAGGCTGCCGCACCTGAAAAGAAGAGGGGCTTTTGGGGCCGCGTTTTTGGGGGTTCCAAAGCCGCAGATAAGGACGATAATAGGCCAAACAAAGCTGCCGCCGCCGGTCCCGGCTCGGACCGTCCGCCGCGGTAA
- a CDS encoding KpsF/GutQ family sugar-phosphate isomerase produces MAQDFDCAVERLHSCTGRVVVTGMGKSGIIARKIAATLNSTGTPALYMHPADAVHGDLGMVVKGDVVLALSFSGETEEILQLLATIRRTGVTLLTITGDKLFPPNAHKRSTLAQAAEVALDCSIDKEACPMGLAPSASTTAMLALGDALALALAVKRGFKEEDFANLHPGGKLGKKLARVAQLMHSGDAVPRVNRDTKMPDVIYEMSRKGLGITTVVDGGKLLGVISDGDLRRLLEKRKDILSLTAGECLTTGAKTIAPDEFAMTALNIMEQKKITSLVVTDEQGTVQGIIHLHDLWGTQMV; encoded by the coding sequence ATGGCGCAGGACTTTGACTGCGCCGTGGAGCGGCTGCATTCCTGCACCGGCCGAGTCGTAGTCACGGGGATGGGCAAGAGCGGGATCATCGCCAGGAAAATTGCCGCGACGCTTAACTCCACGGGGACGCCGGCGCTGTACATGCATCCCGCAGACGCCGTCCACGGCGACCTGGGCATGGTGGTGAAGGGCGACGTGGTGCTGGCGCTCTCCTTCAGCGGCGAGACGGAAGAGATCCTGCAGTTGCTGGCGACGATCCGGCGCACCGGCGTGACCCTGCTCACCATTACCGGCGACAAACTTTTTCCGCCGAACGCGCACAAGCGGTCCACGCTGGCCCAGGCGGCGGAGGTTGCGCTGGATTGCTCCATTGATAAAGAAGCCTGCCCCATGGGACTGGCGCCGTCGGCTTCCACCACCGCGATGCTGGCGCTGGGAGACGCGCTGGCCCTGGCGCTGGCGGTGAAGCGCGGCTTCAAAGAAGAAGATTTTGCCAACCTGCATCCCGGGGGCAAGCTGGGAAAAAAGCTGGCGCGGGTGGCACAGCTCATGCACTCTGGCGATGCGGTGCCGCGGGTGAATCGCGATACGAAGATGCCGGACGTAATCTACGAAATGTCGCGCAAGGGGCTGGGCATTACCACCGTGGTGGACGGAGGCAAGCTGCTGGGCGTGATCAGCGACGGCGACCTGCGCCGTCTGCTGGAGAAACGCAAAGACATCCTGAGCCTGACCGCAGGCGAGTGTTTGACCACGGGCGCAAAGACGATCGCACCCGACGAATTTGCCATGACGGCCTTGAACATCATGGAGCAGAAGAAGATTACGTCGTTGGTGGTAACCGACGAGCAAGGGACGGTTCAAGGGATCATCCATCTGCATGATTTGTGGGGAACGCAAATGGTATAA
- a CDS encoding lysozyme inhibitor LprI family protein, with protein sequence MHKIKFLLLLALLLLAAFAQAQLSDPESLKICAGVKDVRLPAEDRPSVQEAKSLANCSSEKLYYGYEKAPDYVQARKCAYAEVDRGVKDVPFAGRTILMMVYANGRGAAQNLDVALKLACEVPGAPGDWAGRIHQLERMRASGGKIGSFGICDHSSGKYMYEQCAMLSDRFDKMDREKQIQQIEAKWSAAEKKALETLRQTQGEFFHLRATKETDLTITFEVQEMAFLENNFIEMLQKAEAGEIPSFSPDDVKRIDADLNDAYEQTQTGKTLSWGTVTRDDIKGTQAAWVKYRDAWVAFGKKKYPKVSEAMVKTWLAQQRREMLEKFLH encoded by the coding sequence ATGCACAAAATCAAATTTCTTCTTTTGTTGGCGCTGCTGTTGTTGGCGGCGTTTGCGCAGGCGCAGCTTTCTGATCCGGAGTCGCTCAAGATTTGCGCCGGAGTGAAAGACGTTCGGTTGCCGGCCGAGGACCGGCCGTCGGTCCAGGAAGCCAAGTCGCTGGCAAATTGTTCGTCAGAAAAGCTGTATTACGGCTACGAGAAGGCGCCAGATTACGTGCAGGCGCGCAAATGCGCGTACGCGGAGGTGGACCGCGGGGTGAAAGATGTGCCGTTTGCCGGGCGGACGATCCTGATGATGGTCTATGCCAACGGCAGAGGGGCGGCACAGAACCTGGACGTGGCGCTGAAACTGGCGTGCGAGGTCCCGGGAGCGCCGGGAGACTGGGCGGGACGCATTCATCAACTGGAGCGCATGAGGGCGTCCGGCGGGAAGATCGGCAGCTTTGGCATATGCGACCACAGCAGCGGCAAATATATGTATGAACAATGTGCGATGCTGAGCGACCGGTTCGACAAGATGGACCGGGAGAAACAGATCCAACAGATCGAAGCCAAGTGGAGCGCGGCCGAAAAGAAAGCTTTGGAGACTCTGCGGCAAACGCAAGGGGAGTTCTTTCATCTGCGCGCCACCAAAGAGACGGACCTGACGATTACCTTTGAAGTGCAGGAAATGGCGTTCCTGGAAAACAACTTTATCGAGATGCTGCAAAAGGCGGAGGCCGGCGAGATCCCCAGCTTTTCCCCGGATGACGTGAAGCGAATTGACGCTGACCTGAACGACGCCTACGAGCAAACGCAGACCGGCAAGACTTTATCGTGGGGAACGGTGACCCGTGATGACATTAAGGGAACGCAAGCGGCTTGGGTGAAGTATCGGGATGCGTGGGTGGCGTTCGGGAAGAAGAAGTACCCGAAGGTCAGTGAAGCGATGGTAAAAACGTGGCTGGCGCAGCAGCGAAGAGAGATGCTGGAGAAGTTTTTGCACTGA
- a CDS encoding aminotransferase class V-fold PLP-dependent enzyme, protein MTIHTGRHFLQIPGPTNVPDRVLRAMDRPVIDHRGPEFAVLGCEVLDALRPVFGTKGPVVIYPASGSGAWEAAIVNTLSPGDHVLMFETGHFSNLWRDVAQRHSIQVDYVPGNWRRGASPQDAEQRLSEDKGHAIKAVMVVHNETSTGATSQIAEIRRAMDKAKHPSLLMVDTISSLASMDYRHDEWGVDVTVAGSQKGLMLPPGLSFNAISERALAASKTAKLTRYYWDWQEMLKPNRSGFFPYTPATNLLWGLREALQMLHEEGLQNVFARHDRHAEATRTAVREWGLEVLCEEPKEYSSSLTAVLMPQGHDADRLREVILENFDMSLGTGLAKLAGKVFRIGHLGHFNDLMLAGTLSGVEMGLKLAGVPHKAGGAAAALNSLVEAHQGGAKKTVAEGVLS, encoded by the coding sequence ATGACGATCCACACAGGCCGCCATTTTCTACAGATTCCCGGACCCACCAACGTACCTGACCGCGTGCTGCGGGCGATGGACCGCCCGGTAATTGACCATCGCGGGCCAGAGTTCGCCGTGCTGGGCTGCGAGGTGCTGGACGCGCTGCGTCCGGTGTTCGGGACCAAGGGGCCGGTGGTGATTTATCCAGCATCGGGATCAGGCGCGTGGGAGGCGGCGATTGTGAACACGCTTTCGCCGGGCGACCACGTGCTGATGTTCGAGACCGGCCACTTCTCCAACTTGTGGCGCGATGTGGCGCAGCGCCATAGCATCCAGGTGGACTACGTGCCGGGAAACTGGAGACGCGGAGCGTCGCCCCAAGACGCCGAGCAGCGGCTGAGCGAAGATAAGGGCCACGCCATCAAAGCGGTGATGGTGGTGCACAACGAGACGTCCACGGGAGCGACGAGCCAGATCGCGGAGATTCGCCGGGCGATGGACAAGGCAAAGCATCCGTCGCTGCTGATGGTGGATACGATTTCGTCGCTGGCTTCGATGGACTACCGGCATGACGAGTGGGGCGTGGACGTGACGGTGGCGGGGTCGCAAAAAGGCCTGATGCTGCCGCCGGGGCTGAGTTTCAACGCGATTTCCGAAAGAGCCCTGGCAGCCAGCAAAACGGCGAAACTGACGCGCTACTACTGGGACTGGCAGGAAATGCTCAAGCCCAATCGCTCGGGATTTTTCCCGTACACGCCGGCGACCAACCTGCTGTGGGGGTTGCGCGAAGCGCTGCAGATGCTGCATGAAGAAGGCCTGCAAAATGTCTTTGCGCGGCATGACCGCCATGCGGAAGCGACGCGAACGGCGGTGCGGGAGTGGGGGCTGGAAGTGCTGTGCGAAGAGCCGAAGGAGTATTCGTCGTCGCTCACTGCGGTGCTGATGCCGCAAGGCCATGACGCCGACCGGTTGCGCGAAGTGATCCTGGAAAACTTCGATATGTCACTGGGGACGGGCCTGGCGAAGCTGGCGGGCAAAGTGTTTCGCATCGGGCATCTGGGCCACTTCAACGACCTGATGCTGGCCGGGACGCTGAGCGGCGTGGAGATGGGACTGAAGCTGGCGGGTGTCCCGCACAAAGCGGGAGGCGCGGCGGCGGCGCTGAACAGCCTGGTGGAGGCACATCAGGGTGGAGCAAAGAAGACGGTTGCCGAAGGCGTTCTTTCCTGA
- a CDS encoding HAD hydrolase family protein encodes MTDARERAKKIKLILFDVDGVLTDGSIWFFPAPAAGARATDTHREQHGDAPGFGIVSQNVIEAKGFHAHDGTAISLARLGGLKTGMVTKRISETVALRARDLRIDYLFQGAENKSVILDKILAESGLREEEIAYVGDDVIDLPIMRRCGLAIAVANARPQVKAMAHHQTPSPGGHGAGRDAVEYILEAQGTLEKVIDAYIHARTKV; translated from the coding sequence ATGACTGATGCACGCGAGCGCGCGAAAAAAATAAAGCTGATTCTGTTTGACGTGGATGGCGTCCTCACCGACGGCAGCATATGGTTCTTCCCTGCTCCGGCGGCAGGGGCGCGGGCCACGGACACGCATCGCGAACAGCATGGCGACGCGCCGGGCTTCGGCATTGTCAGCCAGAACGTGATCGAAGCCAAAGGCTTCCACGCGCACGACGGCACCGCCATCTCGCTGGCGCGGCTGGGCGGGCTCAAGACGGGCATGGTGACCAAGCGGATTTCAGAGACGGTGGCGCTGCGCGCGCGCGATCTGCGGATTGACTATCTGTTCCAGGGCGCGGAGAACAAGTCGGTGATCCTGGACAAAATCCTGGCGGAGAGCGGATTGCGGGAGGAAGAGATTGCCTACGTCGGCGACGACGTAATTGATTTGCCCATCATGCGGCGATGCGGGCTGGCAATCGCCGTGGCCAACGCCCGCCCACAGGTAAAAGCCATGGCACATCACCAGACACCTTCACCGGGCGGCCACGGCGCGGGACGCGACGCCGTGGAATACATTCTGGAGGCGCAGGGCACGCTGGAAAAGGTGATTGACGCGTATATTCATGCGCGGACGAAGGTGTAG
- a CDS encoding MFS transporter: protein MAAPNGSLAPSSEEYSFLRRVFSSTNLVLLMVCLMYGLTYIDRINVNTAGPVFQKDLHLSTVELGWVFSAFGWAYLALQVWGGWLSDRFGARLTLTVCGAIWAGATILTGMVGGLTALILARVLLGLGEGATFPTATRALADWMPAEKRGFAQGITHAFARLGNFFTPGLVAWLIKISGSWRVSFIVLGGVSLIWVLVWWFYFRDDPGTHRGITQQELAVLPNYSSKKDRKKDPIPWGKLTLRMAPVTLVYFCYGWTLWLYLTWLPSFFMHGYKLNLKNSALFASGVYLLGVVGDAVGGWVSDYILKRTGDRNKARRNLVIGGFLLSLAFMIPVLRSHDLNTVALCLSAAFFFAEFTIGPFWAIPMDIAPRFSGTASGLMNVGSALAAAVSPLVAGYVIQKTGNWDLPFLGSIGLLLFGAIMAYWMKPNEVLPGTELGGV from the coding sequence ATGGCCGCACCTAACGGCAGTCTTGCTCCCTCCAGCGAAGAGTACAGTTTCTTAAGAAGAGTCTTCTCCTCCACCAACCTGGTGTTGCTGATGGTCTGCCTGATGTACGGACTCACGTACATTGACCGGATCAACGTGAACACGGCTGGTCCGGTATTCCAGAAGGACCTGCATCTCAGCACAGTGGAACTGGGCTGGGTGTTCTCGGCGTTTGGCTGGGCGTATCTGGCGCTGCAAGTCTGGGGAGGATGGCTGAGCGACCGCTTTGGCGCCCGTCTGACACTGACGGTGTGCGGCGCGATCTGGGCGGGCGCGACGATCCTGACCGGCATGGTGGGCGGCTTGACGGCGTTGATTCTGGCCCGCGTCCTGCTGGGACTGGGTGAAGGCGCTACGTTTCCCACGGCCACGCGCGCGCTGGCGGACTGGATGCCGGCGGAGAAGCGCGGATTCGCCCAGGGCATCACACATGCGTTTGCCAGGTTGGGGAACTTTTTTACTCCGGGCCTGGTGGCATGGCTCATCAAGATCAGCGGTTCATGGCGCGTGTCGTTTATTGTTCTGGGCGGAGTCAGCCTGATCTGGGTATTGGTATGGTGGTTCTATTTCCGCGACGACCCCGGTACGCATCGCGGCATCACGCAACAGGAACTGGCGGTGCTTCCTAACTACTCTTCGAAAAAAGACAGAAAGAAAGACCCGATACCGTGGGGCAAGCTGACCCTGCGGATGGCGCCGGTGACGCTGGTGTATTTCTGCTATGGCTGGACCTTGTGGCTCTACCTGACGTGGCTGCCTTCGTTCTTTATGCACGGCTACAAGTTGAATCTGAAGAATTCCGCGCTGTTCGCCAGCGGCGTGTACTTGCTGGGCGTGGTGGGTGACGCTGTAGGCGGGTGGGTGAGCGACTACATCCTGAAAAGGACCGGGGACCGCAATAAGGCGAGGCGGAACCTGGTGATCGGCGGCTTCCTGCTGTCACTGGCTTTCATGATTCCGGTGTTGCGGTCGCACGACTTGAATACGGTGGCGCTCTGCCTGAGCGCGGCGTTTTTCTTCGCGGAATTTACCATCGGGCCGTTCTGGGCGATTCCTATGGACATTGCCCCTCGTTTCTCTGGGACGGCGAGCGGGTTAATGAATGTGGGGTCGGCGCTGGCGGCCGCGGTGTCACCGCTGGTGGCCGGGTATGTAATCCAGAAGACGGGTAACTGGGACCTGCCGTTTCTGGGGAGCATCGGTTTGTTGTTGTTTGGGGCGATCATGGCGTATTGGATGAAGCCGAATGAGGTGTTGCCGGGGACGGAGCTGGGAGGAGTGTAG
- a CDS encoding proline--tRNA ligase has product MHRWSQMFVPTLREAPADAEVASHKFLVRAGYIRQLAAGIYSYLFLGQRTILRIQDVVRQEMNKIGQEFLLPALHPREIWEASGRWQVMGDNMFRLKDRKGADLCLGMTHEEIMTDIARKELRSYKQLPQIWYQIQNKFRDEPRPKSGLIRVRQFTMKDSYSFDIDAAGLDVSYQKHHDTYRAIFDRCGLKYAVVEAHSGAMGGSQSHEFMVMTDAGEDMVASCSKCGYAANLEKATSQLPPVQDLPDGKPEEVHTPGMKTIEEVAKFLGVSPTQKIKTLALMQVEDDPKRPGEKGTKTRAIVVLLRGDHQLNEAKLTAALGGKEFRPMHAEEIQRVFMAPAGYLGPVNVPAMSSAQMGSETQKILLESLPLMLADTALQGRKNLVAGANKENYHLKNVTPLRDFYPTEWVDLRNAEAGEGCPACGNPLAVGKAMEIGHIFKLGYKYSKSMDATVLDKDGKAVPPIMGSYGIGIERILTAAIEQNNDADGFWLPRSIAPFEVVVTPTNVAEAGLLSTAQEIAGKLEAAGYHVLLDDRDERPGVKFKDADLVGIPYRINVGKKVTEGKVELVTRSTRQSRDANISGIEGQFQEILQT; this is encoded by the coding sequence ATGCATCGCTGGTCACAAATGTTTGTCCCCACACTGCGTGAAGCGCCGGCCGACGCCGAAGTCGCCAGCCACAAGTTCCTGGTGCGCGCCGGCTACATCCGCCAGCTCGCCGCGGGAATCTACTCCTACCTGTTCCTGGGGCAGCGCACCATCCTGCGAATACAGGACGTGGTGCGCCAGGAGATGAACAAAATCGGCCAGGAGTTCCTGCTGCCCGCGCTGCATCCCCGTGAAATCTGGGAAGCCAGCGGCCGCTGGCAGGTGATGGGCGACAACATGTTCCGCCTCAAAGACCGCAAAGGCGCCGACCTGTGCCTGGGCATGACCCACGAAGAGATCATGACCGATATCGCGCGCAAGGAGCTGCGCAGTTACAAGCAGCTGCCGCAGATCTGGTATCAGATCCAGAACAAGTTTCGCGACGAGCCTCGTCCCAAGTCCGGGCTGATCCGCGTGCGCCAGTTCACCATGAAGGATTCCTACTCCTTTGACATTGACGCCGCCGGCCTGGACGTCTCTTACCAGAAGCACCATGACACCTATCGCGCCATCTTTGACCGCTGCGGGCTGAAGTACGCGGTGGTGGAAGCCCACTCGGGCGCGATGGGCGGATCGCAGTCGCACGAATTCATGGTGATGACCGACGCTGGTGAAGACATGGTGGCCAGTTGTTCCAAGTGCGGCTACGCGGCGAATCTGGAGAAGGCCACGTCACAGCTCCCGCCGGTGCAGGACCTGCCCGACGGCAAGCCGGAAGAAGTCCACACGCCGGGCATGAAGACCATTGAGGAAGTCGCCAAGTTCCTGGGCGTATCGCCCACGCAGAAGATCAAGACCCTGGCGCTGATGCAGGTGGAAGACGATCCCAAGCGTCCAGGGGAGAAGGGAACCAAGACGCGCGCCATTGTCGTTCTGCTGCGTGGCGACCACCAGCTCAATGAAGCCAAGTTGACCGCGGCGCTGGGCGGGAAGGAATTTCGTCCTATGCATGCGGAAGAGATTCAACGGGTGTTCATGGCGCCTGCGGGCTATCTGGGGCCGGTGAACGTCCCGGCCATGAGCAGCGCGCAGATGGGCAGCGAAACGCAGAAGATCCTGCTGGAATCGCTGCCGCTGATGCTGGCCGATACCGCGCTGCAAGGCCGCAAGAACCTGGTCGCCGGGGCCAACAAGGAAAACTACCACCTGAAGAACGTGACTCCGCTGCGCGATTTCTATCCCACCGAGTGGGTTGACCTGCGCAACGCCGAGGCCGGCGAAGGCTGCCCCGCCTGCGGCAACCCGCTTGCCGTGGGCAAGGCCATGGAGATTGGGCACATCTTCAAGCTGGGCTACAAGTATTCCAAGTCCATGGACGCCACCGTGCTGGACAAAGACGGCAAAGCCGTTCCGCCGATCATGGGCAGCTACGGCATCGGCATTGAACGCATTCTCACCGCGGCCATCGAGCAGAATAATGACGCGGACGGATTCTGGCTGCCGCGCTCCATCGCGCCGTTTGAAGTGGTGGTCACGCCGACCAACGTCGCCGAAGCCGGCCTGCTTTCCACGGCGCAGGAAATCGCGGGCAAGCTGGAAGCCGCCGGCTACCACGTGCTGCTGGATGATCGCGACGAGCGTCCCGGCGTGAAATTCAAGGACGCGGACCTAGTGGGAATACCTTATCGCATCAACGTTGGCAAGAAGGTTACGGAAGGGAAAGTTGAGCTGGTTACCCGCTCGACACGCCAGTCCCGCGATGCTAACATCAGCGGCATCGAAGGACAATTTCAGGAGATTTTGCAAACCTGA